A stretch of DNA from Bradyrhizobium algeriense:
ATCTTGCCGGTCAGTTCGCACCCGACAAGGTGGCGGCAGAGAACCTCTATCGATCTTTCGACGGCGCATCGACATAGATCTTGTAGTTCTTGTCGGTGGGCGCCGACCTCGATACAGGCAAACAGATCTTCGGGATGCGCCTCAGCTGACAAGGCGGCCTTCAGCGGACGCATACTGTCAGACATATGTTCGCTCACATGAGATCCTGGGACAAATCAACCAGGAGATTCTCTGAATCGAACATCATCCGCTATGTGAGGTGAGCTGAGCCCGCGGCATAGCGCAGCGCCCCGCCCCGTTGCGGCCCAGGAGCGCTGCGATTGGCGTATTCAGTCGGTGTGAGGTTGCCCAGGGCACTGTGTGGCCGGGCGTTGTTGTAGTCGTCCTTCCAGGTCGCCAGCACAGCTCGAACCTGCGCGAGCGAGGTGAACAGCCGTCACCTCGGGCGCCTAGTCCAGTTCAAGAGCCGAGCTATAGTCCTGTTTGAGCGCAGGATTTTGCTCCGGCTTCCTAAGCACGCAATTGCCCACAACCAGCAAATCGAGCTCGTTGCCCATGAAGCAGCGGAACGCGTCCTCCGGTGTGCAGACGATCGGCTCGCCGCGTACGTTGAAAGAGGTGTTGACCAGCACCGGGCATCCTGTGAGCCATTTGAATTCGGTGAGCAGCCGGTGGAACTTGGGATTGGTGTCGCGGCTCACCGTCTGGATGCGCGCGGAATAGTCGATATGGGTCACGGCCGGAATTTCCGAGCGCGACACGTTGAGCTTGTCGATGCCGAACAGCGCCTGCTCGTCCGCGCTCATCGCGCGCCGCTTGTCCTTAAGGACGTCGGCGACGATCAGCATATAGGGACTGTCGGAGTCGAGCTCGAACCAGTCCGCGACGTCCTCCCGTAACACCGCGGGCGCGAAGGGCCGAAAGCTCTCGCGATATTTGACCTTCAGGTTGAGGTTCTTCTGCATGGTTGGTGAGCGGGGATCGCCGAGGATCGAGCGCGCGCCAAGCGAGCGCGGGCCGAATTCCATGCGGCCCTGGAACCAGCCAACCGCGAGCTGGTTGGCAAGCGCCTTTGCGGTGGTCTCGATGACAGTATCTTCGGACAGCACGTCAAAGCGCGCGCCCACCTCCTTCAGCCTGCGCTCGATTTCGCTTTGTGAGTATTGAGGCCCGAGGAACGCGCCCGACATGCCGTCGGACGACGCAAGAATGCGTGGGTTGCCCTTGAACTGGTGATAGGCGGCGAGCGCCGCCCCAACCGCCCCTCCGGCGTCACCCGCCGCCGGCTGGATCCAGATTTTGTCGAACTTGCCGTCGCGCATCACCTTGCCATTGGCGACGCAGTTCAGCGCCACGCCGCCGGCAAGACACAAATTGCGCGCACCGGTCTTCTTCGCAAGGCTCCGCGTCAGGCGCAGCACCGCCTCATCAAGTACGGCCTGGATAGAAGCCGCGACATCCATGTGAAACGGAGTCAGCAATTTGTCGGGCGTGCGCACCGGCGCGCCAAACAGCTTTGCGAACCGCTCATTGGTCATGGTGAGCCCGGTGCAATAGTCGAAATAGGACATGTCGAGCCGGAACGAGCCATCCGGCTTGAGGTCAATAAGATGGTCCAGAATCAGCTTGGCGTATTTCGGCTCGCCATAGGGGGCGAGCCCCATCACCTTGTACTCGCCGGAATTGACCTTAAAGCCGGTGTAATAGGTGAGCGCGGAATAGAGCAGTCCCAGCGAATGGGGAAAGTGAATCTCCTGAAAGATTTCGAGCTTGTTGCCCTCGCCAATCGCAGCCGACGTCGTCGCCCATTCGCCGACGCCGTCCATGGTCAGCACCACCGCCTTCTCGAACGGCGATGGAAAAAAGGCTGACGCCGCGTGGCTCAGATGATGCTCGGTGAAAAGCAATTTGTCGGACGAAATTTCTTCGTCAAATGGCTTCAATTGCTTGCGTAGCAGGCTCTTTTGAAACAGCTTTTCCTTAAGCCAGAGCGGGATCGCCATCTTGAAGGAAGAAAACCCCTTTGGCGCCATCGCGATGTAGGTCTCGAGCAGCCGTTCGAATTTCAGGAACGGCTTGTCGTAAAAGGCGATGTGCTCGATCTCGGAGAGCTTTGCGCCGGCGGCATCCAGGCAATAGCCGACCGCGTTGCGCGGAAACGAGGCATCGTGCTTCTTGCGCGTAAAGCGTTCCTCCTGCGCGGCCGCGACGATGCGGCCGTCCTCGACCAGCGCGGCGGCGCTGTCGTGATAGAATGCGGAGATGCCGAGGGTGCGCATACCCTTAGAAAACCGTGTAGATGAACGGCGCGAACACCGTGCCCTGGGTCAGCACGATAAGGCCGCCGAACGCCACCATCATTACGAAGATCGGCAGCAGCCAGAATTTCTTTCGCACGCGCATGAAGCGCCACAGCTCGGCAAGAAAATCTATCATCAGAACTGATCCCTCATGGTTTCAGGCTGAGGCCCCGGCGGGCGCGCGATCCAGTAGGTGTCGGAAGCCGGTTCCCGCTTCAGCCGCAACAGGTCCCTGCCCCGCATGCGCATGATCAGGCCCGTGGGCAGGATCGTGCCGAACAACAACAGTCCCATCACGATAGGGTTGACGATCTTGGCCAGGACGAGACCGAGCATCATCCACAGAACATTGAGCGGATGAAGCCAGGAGGGCTTGAGCCAGCCCGCCGCCGCAAACAGCATGGCGGCCAGCAGCATCCAGGGCCACAGCCGGCCATGATGCCAGCCGTTCAAGAGGCTTAAAACGGCCAAAGCTGCTGCCATCACAAGGCCAAACGTCCGGTCCGATCCGGGGAGCGCCGCTTCGTCCCGGACAAAGTTCTCGTGGGTTGACTGCTTCATTCGACCGTCGAAAGAAAGCGCTGACCGTGCGTCCTCGAGATAACTGTCCCAAAACTTCGCCGGCACGTCCTCGCTTCGCCATGCCCGCTTTGCGGCGGTGGTCGATTGATCCGAAAGCCTTGATTGCTGAGACTCGTAAATCCGACGAGCAGCTTCCTCGACAATGCGGTCACTGAGAATGCGGTCACTGAGCCATTCACTCACGAAAACCTCGCACTCACTAAAACCTCGTCCGTTCCTACTATGTTGCGTAAGCCCAGAGGCGACAGCAAGGAAGCTAACGGGGTACCCCCTGGGGCTGGGCGCCGTTTTGGC
This window harbors:
- a CDS encoding integrase core domain-containing protein; this encodes MFTSLAQVRAVLATWKDDYNNARPHSALGNLTPTEYANRSAPGPQRGGALRYAAGSAHLT
- a CDS encoding carbamoyltransferase, with the translated sequence MRTLGISAFYHDSAAALVEDGRIVAAAQEERFTRKKHDASFPRNAVGYCLDAAGAKLSEIEHIAFYDKPFLKFERLLETYIAMAPKGFSSFKMAIPLWLKEKLFQKSLLRKQLKPFDEEISSDKLLFTEHHLSHAASAFFPSPFEKAVVLTMDGVGEWATTSAAIGEGNKLEIFQEIHFPHSLGLLYSALTYYTGFKVNSGEYKVMGLAPYGEPKYAKLILDHLIDLKPDGSFRLDMSYFDYCTGLTMTNERFAKLFGAPVRTPDKLLTPFHMDVAASIQAVLDEAVLRLTRSLAKKTGARNLCLAGGVALNCVANGKVMRDGKFDKIWIQPAAGDAGGAVGAALAAYHQFKGNPRILASSDGMSGAFLGPQYSQSEIERRLKEVGARFDVLSEDTVIETTAKALANQLAVGWFQGRMEFGPRSLGARSILGDPRSPTMQKNLNLKVKYRESFRPFAPAVLREDVADWFELDSDSPYMLIVADVLKDKRRAMSADEQALFGIDKLNVSRSEIPAVTHIDYSARIQTVSRDTNPKFHRLLTEFKWLTGCPVLVNTSFNVRGEPIVCTPEDAFRCFMGNELDLLVVGNCVLRKPEQNPALKQDYSSALELD
- a CDS encoding DUF5989 family protein; protein product: MIDFLAELWRFMRVRKKFWLLPIFVMMVAFGGLIVLTQGTVFAPFIYTVF